The Verrucomicrobiia bacterium genomic interval GTTCGCGCGCAGGAACGTATTCCTGCACCCACCAGAGGAGCATCAACGCGGCAGTCCATCGATAAATCCGCGCGAGTTGCAGCAGGGATTTCCATTGCGAATCTTCAGCACGGGTTGCGCGGCGAATTGCAGTCAGAGTTCCAAGGCCACCCAATGCGAGCACCAGCATCGGAACGAAAGGCTGATACCAATGTGGCGCGCGATGCATGATGAACATGATGACGCTGGCGCCGAGCAACAATTGGGCGCAGAGGCCGAGGATCAAGGCCCGGGTGGCCCACGCGTAACAGGTTAGAACCAGAGCAAGGCCGGCAGTGATGGCCATCCATGTTGAAGGCAGAAACTTGGGTTCCAGCCAGCAATACAGCACCGCGACGAATGCCAGACCGTAAACGGTTTGCGCAACGCGAGAAAGGCCGCGGGAGATCGGAATCACCCTTGGCGACGCCCACCAGTGACTGAGAAGGAGTGTCACGCCGATGACGATGGCGGGATTCCACCAGGGCGGCGATTTTTCCCCGAGCGCTGTATGAGCCAGCCATAGCGCTTGCGCAATGAGCAGGTAGCCTTGGGCGAAGAGGCTGAATTCGCGCAGCCGCAACGCATAGATGGAAAACGTCAGGCCCGCGCACGCGAGTGCGAACACGGGAGGCAACCGCAGAGGGGCTGCGTTGTAAGCGATCGCCGCAGCTCCACTGACGAGCGCGAGAATGCTGAAAAATGCGGGCACGGGGCGAATGAGCGAGGGATTCTCACGGTAATGCCGATGGGCGATGACGGCATTGGCGAGCATCAGCAATCCGAGACTCACCGCCATCAGCAATGTTGGCCAATGATCACGCTGCAAGCCATCGATTCCCCATCCAACCGCCAGCGCCCCTGAAAGGTAGGCGCCCGTTTGAAGGATGACGTTGCGCCGCGCCAGACCGAGGCTGAGCAGCACCACGCTTTCTGCCGCGAGCAACAGGGCGAGTTGCAGGCCGGCGAATTTTGCGATGATGCCGAGTGTGACGAGCAGCAAACCCTGGGTGAGATAGGAATTGCGCGTCAGCGATTCATCTGGCAACCGCCGCCGCGAGAGTTCAGCGCATGCGAGCAACGCGGCGCCGAAGACCAGAGCCACCTTCCAGAAACCGCCGGAGCGCACTTGCAGCATCGTGAGCAGGAACAGCGAGAAAAAGGCGCCATTGTTGACTGTCAGGAAGCCTGCGCGCGGCGGCCCCTGGAGCGTTTCGCTTTTCGACAGGAACACCGCAGCCGTAAAGAGACACCAATAACTCACGAGGAAATAAGCGCCGAACCACAACCCTTCTGAAGGAGAAGCCCATCGCCAGCCTGCGCCGTCAAAGAATCGCCAGAATGCATAGCTGCCGTACGTTCCCATCAGGCTGGCAATCGACAATACGGCCCACCGATTGCGCACCAGGAAAAACACGGCGGCCCCGGTGAGAATCAGGTTTGAGTAGAGCGTAAAGGCCCCGACGCGCGTGATGACCGAGGTGTAATAAGCAAGGCCCACTGCAAACAAAGCCAGCACTTCGGATTGTTTTCGATCGGCAATCCAAACCATGAAGGCAGCCCAGCCAAGCAACAATGCGCCATCGAGAAGTGCGTTTTCGATAATCCGCAGATTGGGGATGTGGTGAGCTGCGTACGTGGTGAAATAAACCGCCGCGAGCCCGCCCGCGAACAACACCTGTGCATAGTTTTTCACCGATGCGACCGCGCCGCTGCGCTGCCACCAGGCGCCAAGAGTCAGCAATAATCCACTGGCGGCATACAGCAACGACACCTTGCCAGCCGGGCCGAGCTTCCCGATGAAATGGTGGTACGCGTAATTGCCAAAGAACACGAGACCCGTCAGCAGCATCACGATTCCGATCCGCACCAGCCAATAGGTGCCGAGCCGCAGTTCCAGAGACCGTTTTTCTTCCCCGGGTTCCGCCTGAGCAGGGTTCGTACGTGATGCCGCCGATTCGCCCTTGGCGGCTGTGATTGTCGGCGGCGGTTTTGGAGTGGAAGGCTGCGCGGATGGCGGAGGGTTCGGCACGGACGTTGCGAACGGGACTGCGGCAGGGGCGGTTGGAAATACGGGTGGGATCGGGGGAGGCGTCCGTCGCGCGGGCTCCGGGGAAGTTGCAGGTTGCGGGGCGTCGCCGGCGTTCAGTTGTGCTTCGAGACGCCGCAACTGGGAGCTGAGCGTGGCAAGCTCCTGCTCGAGCAAAACGTGCTTGCGCTTTAGTTGATCGAATTCCGATCGGGTCTGCTCGTTCATTCCTCGTGTTGCGGCTGTGAGTGCCTGGATGCGCTACACGCGGAGACTGCTGTTCCTTGAACGTGATTGCAACTCCATGCTTTGCATCGCGGTGGCTTTCCACTACAAGAATTCCATGCCTCGAGCTGATTTCCTCCGCCCTGCGCGTTTTCTCTTTTGCCTGCTCCTGCTTGGCGTCACCGCCAGTTGCACATCCACTCCATCGCGCACCGCTGCCCCCGCGGCGCAACGGCGCATCGATTCCGCCATCGCGCACGTGCGTCCGGCGCTGGTGCGCATTCGGGTTGTGTCTGCGGATTTCGGCGAAGGCCGCGAGATCAAGCAGCAGGGTGTCGGCAGCGGCGCCATCATCACCAAGGACGGTTACATCATCACGAACCACCACGTTGCAGGGCACGCCCGCAGGATCTTCTGCACGTTGTGGGATCGGGAGGAAATCGAAGCTGACCTTATCGGAACGGACGCATTGACAGATATTTCTGTGATCAAGCTGCGCGCGGCGCCCGGCCGCGATTTTCATTTTGTCACGTTCGGCGATTCCGCCGCATTGCGCGTCGGGGACTCCGTGCTCGCAATGGGCAGCCCGATGGCTCTGTCGCAATCGGTCACCCTTGGAATCGTCAGCAACACGGAAATGGTGATGCCGCGCTTCTGGGGATCACGAAGCCGCCTTCGTTTGGATGGAGAAGATGTTGGGGCGCTCGTTCGGTGGATTGCCCATGACGCAGCCATCTATGGCGGAAACTCCGGCGGGCCGCTCGTCGATTTAGAAGGAGACATCATCGGCATCAACGAAATCAGCTACGGCTTGAGCGGCGCCATCCCGGGCAATCTCGCACGCAGTGTGGCGGAGGAATTGATCGCCAAAGGAGTGGTGCAGCGCAGTTGGATTGGCATCGATGTGCAGCCACTGTTCAAGCGCGCGGACGAGAAGCGGGGAGTGCTGGTGTCTGGCGTGCTGACCGATTCCCCCGCGAGCCGTGCCGGACTGCAGGCGGGGGACCTGTTGCTGTCGTTGAACGAACAGGAAATCAACGTGCGTTTTGACGAGCAGATGCCGGAGTTCATGAAACTGAGCACCGGGCTTCCGATCGGCAAGGAGGTCCCGATTATTTACCGCCGCGACGGCAAGGATTTGACTGGAACTGTGGTGCCTGTGGAACGAGGCGAGATTTTTCCGAAGCAACAGGAATTAAAGCAGTGGGGCTTGACGGTGCGGAATATTTCACCCCTCGCCGCTCGGGAATTGAAGCGCGAGACGCGCGATGGCGTCCTGGTTACGTCGGTGCGGCCCGGCGGTCCCGCAGGGGAAGCCAAGCCCTCGATTGACGCTCGGGACATCATTGTGGATGTGGACGGAACACCGATCAAACGTGCGCAGGACCTCGTGGAATTGACGAGCCGGTTGACGGAAGGAAAGACCGAGCGCGTTCCGGTCATTGCAACATTCGAACGGAAGGCGGCAAAGTATCTGGCCGTGGTGCACGTGGGAATCCAGGAACTCAAGGATCCCGGACTTGAAGTGACAAAGGCGTGGCTGCCTGTGGAAACGCAGGTGATCAGCAGGGAGATCGCGCGGGAGTTGGGCCAGCCCGATTTGCGCGGATTCTACATCACGCGGGTTTACCCTGGGAGTTCGGCGGAAAAGGCGGGTTTGCAGCCTGGTGACTTCATAACGGCCGTGGACGGCGAGAATCTCACGGCAACAGGCGCGGAGCACGATGACGAACTCCGCACACTGATTCGGCAGTACGACGTGGACA includes:
- a CDS encoding DUF2339 domain-containing protein, which codes for MNEQTRSEFDQLKRKHVLLEQELATLSSQLRRLEAQLNAGDAPQPATSPEPARRTPPPIPPVFPTAPAAVPFATSVPNPPPSAQPSTPKPPPTITAAKGESAASRTNPAQAEPGEEKRSLELRLGTYWLVRIGIVMLLTGLVFFGNYAYHHFIGKLGPAGKVSLLYAASGLLLTLGAWWQRSGAVASVKNYAQVLFAGGLAAVYFTTYAAHHIPNLRIIENALLDGALLLGWAAFMVWIADRKQSEVLALFAVGLAYYTSVITRVGAFTLYSNLILTGAAVFFLVRNRWAVLSIASLMGTYGSYAFWRFFDGAGWRWASPSEGLWFGAYFLVSYWCLFTAAVFLSKSETLQGPPRAGFLTVNNGAFFSLFLLTMLQVRSGGFWKVALVFGAALLACAELSRRRLPDESLTRNSYLTQGLLLVTLGIIAKFAGLQLALLLAAESVVLLSLGLARRNVILQTGAYLSGALAVGWGIDGLQRDHWPTLLMAVSLGLLMLANAVIAHRHYRENPSLIRPVPAFFSILALVSGAAAIAYNAAPLRLPPVFALACAGLTFSIYALRLREFSLFAQGYLLIAQALWLAHTALGEKSPPWWNPAIVIGVTLLLSHWWASPRVIPISRGLSRVAQTVYGLAFVAVLYCWLEPKFLPSTWMAITAGLALVLTCYAWATRALILGLCAQLLLGASVIMFIMHRAPHWYQPFVPMLVLALGGLGTLTAIRRATRAEDSQWKSLLQLARIYRWTAALMLLWWVQEYVPARERIWVCAGWGALAFVTGGWKRNSELLLMSALFTVTSLALFWSPLHPAPKVYWPNLAALIVLLLQQRLARRFADRFQLDERLHTCLILLGGVSLWLLLTRWINQYATGFYVTASWSGYALAIFMGGIAFRERVYRWLGLAVLGGALARVVLFDVWKLETIYRILSFMALGIVLLVLGFIYNRYQDKFRSWLR
- a CDS encoding PDZ domain-containing protein; translated protein: MPRADFLRPARFLFCLLLLGVTASCTSTPSRTAAPAAQRRIDSAIAHVRPALVRIRVVSADFGEGREIKQQGVGSGAIITKDGYIITNHHVAGHARRIFCTLWDREEIEADLIGTDALTDISVIKLRAAPGRDFHFVTFGDSAALRVGDSVLAMGSPMALSQSVTLGIVSNTEMVMPRFWGSRSRLRLDGEDVGALVRWIAHDAAIYGGNSGGPLVDLEGDIIGINEISYGLSGAIPGNLARSVAEELIAKGVVQRSWIGIDVQPLFKRADEKRGVLVSGVLTDSPASRAGLQAGDLLLSLNEQEINVRFDEQMPEFMKLSTGLPIGKEVPIIYRRDGKDLTGTVVPVERGEIFPKQQELKQWGLTVRNISPLAARELKRETRDGVLVTSVRPGGPAGEAKPSIDARDIIVDVDGTPIKRAQDLVELTSRLTEGKTERVPVIATFERKAAKYLAVVHVGIQELKDPGLEVTKAWLPVETQVISREIARELGQPDLRGFYITRVYPGSSAEKAGLQPGDFITAVDGENLTATGAEHDDELRTLIRQYDVDKSVDLRLLRNKAQTNMTVQLIRSPRLQREMKKYRNEDFEFTARDVSFFDSAQEQWDQNQSGALVEDVRSGSWSELGGLYVGDLILQVDSRTIRNVEELRQVMEQVSKDRKSVVIMKVLRGIRTSYLEMEPNWKTE